A region of Moorena producens PAL-8-15-08-1 DNA encodes the following proteins:
- the psbA gene encoding photosystem II q(b) protein, with product MTTVLQQSNTSVWSQFCNWVTSTNNRLYVGWFGVLMIPTLLAATTCFIIAFIAAPPVDIDGIREPVAGSLMYGNNIISGAVVPSSNAIGLHFYPIWEAASLDEWLYNGGPYQLVVFHFLIGVFAYMGREWELSYRLGMRPWICVAYSAPVAAASAVFLIYPIGQGSFSDGMPLGISGTFNFMFVFQAEHNILMHPFHMLGVAGVFGGSLFSAMHGSLVTSSLVRETTETESQNYGYKFGQEEETYNIVAAHGYFGRLIFQYASFNNSRSLHFFLGAWPVIGIWFTALGISTMAFNLNGFNFNQSIIDSQGHVINTWADVLNRANLGFEVMHERNAHNFPLDLAAAEATPVALTAPAING from the coding sequence ATGACTACTGTATTACAACAGAGCAACACCTCTGTGTGGTCTCAGTTCTGCAATTGGGTCACCTCCACCAACAACCGCCTCTATGTAGGTTGGTTTGGTGTATTAATGATCCCAACCCTGCTAGCTGCTACCACCTGCTTCATCATTGCTTTCATCGCTGCTCCTCCTGTGGACATCGATGGTATCCGCGAGCCCGTTGCTGGTTCTCTGATGTATGGCAACAACATCATCTCTGGTGCTGTTGTTCCTTCTTCTAACGCCATTGGCTTACACTTCTACCCAATCTGGGAAGCTGCTTCATTAGATGAGTGGCTCTACAACGGTGGTCCTTACCAGTTGGTAGTGTTCCACTTCCTGATTGGTGTATTTGCCTACATGGGTCGTGAGTGGGAACTGAGCTACCGCTTAGGTATGCGTCCTTGGATCTGCGTAGCTTACAGCGCACCGGTTGCAGCTGCTAGCGCCGTATTCTTGATCTACCCAATTGGACAAGGTTCTTTCTCCGATGGTATGCCTCTAGGTATCAGCGGAACCTTCAACTTCATGTTCGTGTTCCAAGCTGAGCACAACATCCTAATGCACCCGTTCCACATGCTAGGTGTAGCCGGTGTATTCGGTGGTTCTTTGTTCAGTGCAATGCACGGTTCTTTGGTAACCTCCTCCTTAGTACGTGAGACTACTGAAACTGAGTCTCAGAACTATGGTTACAAGTTCGGTCAAGAGGAAGAAACTTACAACATCGTGGCAGCTCACGGCTACTTCGGTCGTTTAATCTTCCAATACGCTTCCTTCAACAACAGCCGTTCCTTGCACTTCTTCTTAGGTGCATGGCCTGTAATCGGCATCTGGTTTACTGCACTGGGCATCAGCACCATGGCATTTAACCTCAACGGTTTCAACTTCAACCAGAGCATCATCGACTCACAAGGTCACGTGATCAACACCTGGGCTGACGTACTAAACCGTGCCAACCTAGGTTTCGAAGTAATGCACGAGCGTAACGCTCACAACTTCCCTCTAGACCTAGCTGCGGCTGAAGCTACTCCTGTAGCTTTGACTGCTCCAGCGATCAACGGCTAA
- a CDS encoding TRAP transporter substrate-binding protein, with protein MKRRKFFSNAAIGAASTAALAACNQASTGPVAQSGSQPMVRWKMVTSWPKSLDTIYGGADTVCKRVSAMTNGRFQITPFAAGEIVPGLEVLDAVQQGTVECGHTASYYYVGKNPALAFGTSVPFGLTAPQQNAWLYHGGGLELLQELYADFGVINFPAGNTSTQLGGWFKKQINSLADLKGLKMRIPGLGGKVMERLGVNVQVLPGGEIFLALDRGAIDAAEWVGPYDDEKLGLYKAAKFYYYPGWWEPGPTLEVQVNKKAWDKLPKEYQEIFKDAARYANINMAAQYDALNGAALERLIKAGAKLTPYSQDILQAAEKASFDLFEEDASKDPKFKKVYEQWKGFRKQIYKWHGTNELSFANFAFSRS; from the coding sequence ATGAAACGCCGAAAATTTTTTAGTAACGCTGCGATTGGTGCAGCCAGTACAGCTGCCTTAGCAGCCTGTAATCAAGCTAGTACAGGACCCGTTGCTCAATCCGGCAGTCAGCCTATGGTTCGATGGAAAATGGTGACCAGCTGGCCAAAATCCCTGGATACTATCTACGGGGGAGCTGATACTGTCTGTAAGCGGGTCAGTGCAATGACCAATGGGCGTTTCCAGATTACCCCCTTTGCTGCTGGTGAAATTGTACCAGGATTAGAGGTTCTAGATGCCGTCCAACAAGGAACCGTTGAGTGTGGTCATACCGCTAGTTACTACTACGTTGGCAAAAATCCTGCCCTAGCATTCGGCACTAGTGTACCCTTTGGTCTAACCGCTCCACAACAAAATGCCTGGTTGTATCACGGTGGTGGCTTGGAATTGCTCCAGGAACTCTATGCTGACTTTGGCGTGATTAATTTTCCAGCAGGTAACACCAGTACTCAGCTGGGAGGTTGGTTCAAGAAACAAATTAATTCTCTAGCTGACCTGAAGGGATTAAAAATGCGTATCCCTGGATTGGGAGGTAAAGTGATGGAGCGCTTGGGGGTGAATGTCCAAGTATTACCTGGGGGTGAAATTTTCCTTGCCCTAGACCGGGGAGCCATTGATGCTGCTGAATGGGTTGGTCCCTATGATGATGAGAAGCTGGGCTTGTACAAAGCAGCTAAGTTCTATTATTATCCCGGCTGGTGGGAACCCGGACCAACCCTAGAGGTACAGGTTAATAAAAAAGCTTGGGATAAGTTGCCCAAGGAGTATCAGGAAATCTTTAAAGATGCCGCCAGATACGCCAATATCAACATGGCGGCTCAGTATGATGCGTTGAATGGAGCGGCATTGGAACGCTTGATTAAAGCGGGTGCTAAGTTGACTCCTTACTCTCAAGACATTTTGCAGGCGGCTGAGAAAGCATCATTCGATTTATTTGAGGAAGATGCTAGCAAAGATCCCAAGTTTAAGAAAGTTTATGAACAGTGGAAGGGGTTTCGCAAGCAAATTTACAAGTGGCATGGCACAAATGAATTGAGTTTTGCTAATTTTGCTTTTTCTAGGAGCTAG